The following proteins come from a genomic window of Heptranchias perlo isolate sHepPer1 chromosome 14, sHepPer1.hap1, whole genome shotgun sequence:
- the simc1 gene encoding SUMO-interacting motif-containing protein 1 isoform X5, translated as MDNIDLTGDENEVHNQVNNAEGSMGSMQVNLTNCYSAEKSPQAPASCNSSHVFDSDEDLPDSNGECLSPCLQPNWIMSKDEPDLDAPPILTVEVTTEENSLMPVPIKLNDEGPLPELDFIGPDENQDPHVTATDVDSLNTSSGMSCSSVCSADSTSDTSINSDVESLEIFSPDVLVPCSSPSSAGDLLEDYLKGSFEETIGGSGAGLSTHIEGLPSLIPQNPEEFEPNHAFDHSPPNINMPLLESWEQLQSQDNRSGCELKCLPIENKAQDPVLALEQSGDRFLSSEETEDHLLASSEAQEASPNCSVDKELLQSFRYFIGAPIQHLFVKHHRNEKWHKRWHPFQQENQHSHSSTTHQNGLKEPEPISQRQCSMINSTIDENFSQGTLQFLMDFVSPQRYPPHKIVEYVIKKILLGNESSSTIMSAYMTLMKIQQLHPANIYTVQWDWELLAYHVENKDHQRKHPLTRNDRLLFLQYVVQTLEDDFQLKHDMPHQTIAKAVLSCDEKFSNVSSVIKWLIDTISKDSEDIQQKNGPMLPSSGSPQVLDSRNPRAICLLQKMLTLAVEVDRSPMCSSNKIAEAIFQHFLYISKRSQRLTVLRSMESQLLRCKLLEFLFHHCTKKQNTLPMSLGKVLHFLKYAKFPLETDECCSSKWQYWHELVSLLCLLLLSYQEVTKRHLRLSITERVKYVLADTPPVLTTHDKITVEEVQSDMEVFYKRVFSDLGTPLNPQLEEQIDLLKALLLCAATGT; from the exons gaCAATATTGATTTGACAGGAGATGAAAATGAAGTGCACAATCAAGTGAACAATGCTGAAGGAAGCATGGGAAGTATGCAGGTCAATTTAACAAACTGTTACTCAGCAGAGAAAAGCCCGCAAGCTCCAGCTTCCTGTAATTCAAGTCATGTATTCGATTCCGATGAAGACCTGCCGGATAGCAACGGGGAATGCTTGTCTCCTTGCTTGCAACCTAATTGGATAATGAGCAAGGATGAACCTGACCTTGATGCTCCTCCTATTTTGACTGTTGAAGTTACCACTGAGGAAAATTCACTTATGCCTGTTCCCATTAAACTAAACGATGAAGGCCCATTGCCAGAACTGGATTTCATTGGCCCTGATGAAAACCAAGACCCTCACGTCACTGCAACAGACGTGGACTCGCTTAACACATCAAGTGGAATGAGTTGTAGTTCTGTTTGCAGCGCAGATTCAACTAGTGACACTAGTATAAATAGTGATGTGGAATCTCTGGAAATATTTTCACCGGATGTACTCGTTCCATGTTCCTCACCAAGTAGTGCTGGGGACCTTTTGGAAGATTATCTTAAAGGCAGCTTTGAGGAAACAATTGGTGGATCTGGAGCAGGTTTAAGTACACATATTGAAGGTTTACCATCACTGATACCTCAGAACCCTGAGGAGTTTGAACCAAATCATGCTTTTGATCACTCTCCTCCCAACATAAACATGCCATTGCTGGAATCTTGGGAGCAGCTGCAGAGTCAGGATAACAGAAGTGGATGTGAACTGAAGTGTTTGCCAATTGAAAACAAAGCACAGGACCCTGTACTGGCATTAGAGCAGTCTGGAGATCGATTCCTGTCATCAGAGGAGACTGAAGACCACCTACTGGCATCGTCTGAAGCTCAGGAAGCAAGCCCTAACTGTTCAGTGGACAAAGAGCTGTTGCAAAGTTTCCGATACTTCATCGGAGCACCAATTCAACACCTGTTTGTTAAGCACCATAGAAATGAAAAATGGCACAAG CGGTGGCATCCATTTCAG CAGGAAAATCAACATTCTCATTCATCAACAACTCACCAAAATGGGTTGAAGGAACCAGAGCCAATCTCCCAAAGACAGTGCAGCATGATAAACAGCACCATCGATGAAAACTTTTCCCAAGGGACCCTTCAGTTTCTGATGGATTTTGTGTCTCCTCAACGTTATCCGCCTCATAAAATTGTGGAGTATGTAATCAAGAAAATACTGCTGGGCAAtgaatcctccagcaccataatGTCTGCTTACATGACCCTGATGAAGATCCAGCA GCTGCATCCTGCAAATATTTACACAGTGCAGTGGGACTGGGAACTACTGGCTTATCATGTGGAAAACAAG GACCATCAGAGGAAGCATCCTCTGACCAGGAATGATCGACTGTTGTTCCTGCAGTATGTTGTTCAAACACTGGAGGATGATTTTCAGCTGAAACATGACATGCCCCATCAAACCATAGCCAAGGCAGTTCTATCTTGTGATGAAAAGTTTTCGAATGTAAG CAGTGTCATCAAGTGGCTTATTGATACTATCTCCAAGGACTCTGAAGATATACAGCAGAAAAATGGTCCCATGTTACCATCTTCTGGTAGCCCTCAGGTACTGGACTCTAGGAATCCAAG AGCTATTTGTCTCCTTCAGAAGATGCTAACCTTGGCTGTAGAAGTGGACCGATCCCCAATGTGCAGCTCAAATAAAATTGCAGAAGCAATATTTCAACACTTTCTGTATATTTCAAAAAGATcgcagag ATTAACAGTGTTAAGAAGTATGGAGAGCCAACTCCTGCGCTGCAAGTTACTAGAATTTCTCTTCCACCATTGCACCAAGAAACAAAATACTCTGCCCATGTCATTGGGAAAAGTGCTACATTTTCTTAAATATGCTAAATTTCCCTTAGAAACTGAT GAGTGTTGTTCAAGCAAATGGCAGTATTGGCATGAACTTGTCAGCCTTCTCTGTTTACTGCTTCTTAGTTACCAAGAGGTGACTAAAC GTCACCTGAGGCTTTCAATCACAGAACGGGTAAAATATGTTCTAGCTGACACTCCTCCAGTACTCACAACTCATGATAAGATCACAGTTGAAGAAGTTCAGTCAGATATGGAGGTGTTCTACAAGCGAGTATTCAGTGATTTGGGAACACCGTTGAATCCACAACTAGAAGAACAGATAGATCTACTGAAAGCTCTGCTTCTTTGTGCAGCAACTGGAACATAG
- the simc1 gene encoding SUMO-interacting motif-containing protein 1 isoform X3 — MGDVIEINSDDDSDSDVEIIGETVAASDTGQQGAYRHQHLCSAWTRFHRFRVFLCAPQDNIDLTGDENEVHNQVNNAEGSMGSMQVNLTNCYSAEKSPQAPASCNSSHVFDSDEDLPDSNGECLSPCLQPNWIMSKDEPDLDAPPILTVEVTTEENSLMPVPIKLNDEGPLPELDFIGPDENQDPHVTATDVDSLNTSSGMSCSSVCSADSTSDTSINSDVESLEIFSPDVLVPCSSPSSAGDLLEDYLKGSFEETIGGSGAGLSTHIEGLPSLIPQNPEEFEPNHAFDHSPPNINMPLLESWEQLQSQDNRSGCELKCLPIENKAQDPVLALEQSGDRFLSSEETEDHLLASSEAQEASPNCSVDKELLQSFRYFIGAPIQHLFVKHHRNEKWHKQENQHSHSSTTHQNGLKEPEPISQRQCSMINSTIDENFSQGTLQFLMDFVSPQRYPPHKIVEYVIKKILLGNESSSTIMSAYMTLMKIQQLHPANIYTVQWDWELLAYHVENKDHQRKHPLTRNDRLLFLQYVVQTLEDDFQLKHDMPHQTIAKAVLSCDEKFSNVSSVIKWLIDTISKDSEDIQQKNGPMLPSSGSPQVLDSRNPRAICLLQKMLTLAVEVDRSPMCSSNKIAEAIFQHFLYISKRSQRLTVLRSMESQLLRCKLLEFLFHHCTKKQNTLPMSLGKVLHFLKYAKFPLETDECCSSKWQYWHELVSLLCLLLLSYQEVTKRHLRLSITERVKYVLADTPPVLTTHDKITVEEVQSDMEVFYKRVFSDLGTPLNPQLEEQIDLLKALLLCAATGT; from the exons ATGGGTGACGTGATCGAGATCAACTCGGACGACGACTCGGACTCGGACGTCGAGATAATCGGGGAGACGGTGGCGGCCTCGGACACCGGGCAACAGGGCGCCTACCGGCACCAGCACTTGTGCTCGGCTTGGACTCGCTTTCATCGGTTCAGGGTGTTCCTGTGCGCTCCTCAG gaCAATATTGATTTGACAGGAGATGAAAATGAAGTGCACAATCAAGTGAACAATGCTGAAGGAAGCATGGGAAGTATGCAGGTCAATTTAACAAACTGTTACTCAGCAGAGAAAAGCCCGCAAGCTCCAGCTTCCTGTAATTCAAGTCATGTATTCGATTCCGATGAAGACCTGCCGGATAGCAACGGGGAATGCTTGTCTCCTTGCTTGCAACCTAATTGGATAATGAGCAAGGATGAACCTGACCTTGATGCTCCTCCTATTTTGACTGTTGAAGTTACCACTGAGGAAAATTCACTTATGCCTGTTCCCATTAAACTAAACGATGAAGGCCCATTGCCAGAACTGGATTTCATTGGCCCTGATGAAAACCAAGACCCTCACGTCACTGCAACAGACGTGGACTCGCTTAACACATCAAGTGGAATGAGTTGTAGTTCTGTTTGCAGCGCAGATTCAACTAGTGACACTAGTATAAATAGTGATGTGGAATCTCTGGAAATATTTTCACCGGATGTACTCGTTCCATGTTCCTCACCAAGTAGTGCTGGGGACCTTTTGGAAGATTATCTTAAAGGCAGCTTTGAGGAAACAATTGGTGGATCTGGAGCAGGTTTAAGTACACATATTGAAGGTTTACCATCACTGATACCTCAGAACCCTGAGGAGTTTGAACCAAATCATGCTTTTGATCACTCTCCTCCCAACATAAACATGCCATTGCTGGAATCTTGGGAGCAGCTGCAGAGTCAGGATAACAGAAGTGGATGTGAACTGAAGTGTTTGCCAATTGAAAACAAAGCACAGGACCCTGTACTGGCATTAGAGCAGTCTGGAGATCGATTCCTGTCATCAGAGGAGACTGAAGACCACCTACTGGCATCGTCTGAAGCTCAGGAAGCAAGCCCTAACTGTTCAGTGGACAAAGAGCTGTTGCAAAGTTTCCGATACTTCATCGGAGCACCAATTCAACACCTGTTTGTTAAGCACCATAGAAATGAAAAATGGCACAAG CAGGAAAATCAACATTCTCATTCATCAACAACTCACCAAAATGGGTTGAAGGAACCAGAGCCAATCTCCCAAAGACAGTGCAGCATGATAAACAGCACCATCGATGAAAACTTTTCCCAAGGGACCCTTCAGTTTCTGATGGATTTTGTGTCTCCTCAACGTTATCCGCCTCATAAAATTGTGGAGTATGTAATCAAGAAAATACTGCTGGGCAAtgaatcctccagcaccataatGTCTGCTTACATGACCCTGATGAAGATCCAGCA GCTGCATCCTGCAAATATTTACACAGTGCAGTGGGACTGGGAACTACTGGCTTATCATGTGGAAAACAAG GACCATCAGAGGAAGCATCCTCTGACCAGGAATGATCGACTGTTGTTCCTGCAGTATGTTGTTCAAACACTGGAGGATGATTTTCAGCTGAAACATGACATGCCCCATCAAACCATAGCCAAGGCAGTTCTATCTTGTGATGAAAAGTTTTCGAATGTAAG CAGTGTCATCAAGTGGCTTATTGATACTATCTCCAAGGACTCTGAAGATATACAGCAGAAAAATGGTCCCATGTTACCATCTTCTGGTAGCCCTCAGGTACTGGACTCTAGGAATCCAAG AGCTATTTGTCTCCTTCAGAAGATGCTAACCTTGGCTGTAGAAGTGGACCGATCCCCAATGTGCAGCTCAAATAAAATTGCAGAAGCAATATTTCAACACTTTCTGTATATTTCAAAAAGATcgcagag ATTAACAGTGTTAAGAAGTATGGAGAGCCAACTCCTGCGCTGCAAGTTACTAGAATTTCTCTTCCACCATTGCACCAAGAAACAAAATACTCTGCCCATGTCATTGGGAAAAGTGCTACATTTTCTTAAATATGCTAAATTTCCCTTAGAAACTGAT GAGTGTTGTTCAAGCAAATGGCAGTATTGGCATGAACTTGTCAGCCTTCTCTGTTTACTGCTTCTTAGTTACCAAGAGGTGACTAAAC GTCACCTGAGGCTTTCAATCACAGAACGGGTAAAATATGTTCTAGCTGACACTCCTCCAGTACTCACAACTCATGATAAGATCACAGTTGAAGAAGTTCAGTCAGATATGGAGGTGTTCTACAAGCGAGTATTCAGTGATTTGGGAACACCGTTGAATCCACAACTAGAAGAACAGATAGATCTACTGAAAGCTCTGCTTCTTTGTGCAGCAACTGGAACATAG
- the simc1 gene encoding SUMO-interacting motif-containing protein 1 isoform X4, whose protein sequence is MGDVIEINSDDDSDSDVEIIGETVAASDTGQQGAYRHQHLCSAWTRFHRFRVFLCAPQDNIDLTGDENEVHNQVNNAEGSMGSMQVNLTNCYSAEKSPQAPASCNSSHVFDSDEDLPDSNGECLSPCLQPNWIMSKDEPDLDAPPILTVEVTTEENSLMPVPIKLNDEGPLPELDFIGPDENQDPHVTATDVDSLNTSSGMSCSSVCSADSTSDTSINSDVESLEIFSPDVLVPCSSPSSAGDLLEDYLKGSFEETIGGSGAGLSTHIEGLPSLIPQNPEEFEPNHAFDHSPPNINMPLLESWEQLQSQDNRSGCELKCLPIENKAQDPVLALEQSGDRFLSSEETEDHLLASSEAQEASPNCSVDKELLQSFRYFIGAPIQHLFVKHHRNEKWHKENQHSHSSTTHQNGLKEPEPISQRQCSMINSTIDENFSQGTLQFLMDFVSPQRYPPHKIVEYVIKKILLGNESSSTIMSAYMTLMKIQQLHPANIYTVQWDWELLAYHVENKDHQRKHPLTRNDRLLFLQYVVQTLEDDFQLKHDMPHQTIAKAVLSCDEKFSNVSSVIKWLIDTISKDSEDIQQKNGPMLPSSGSPQVLDSRNPRAICLLQKMLTLAVEVDRSPMCSSNKIAEAIFQHFLYISKRSQRLTVLRSMESQLLRCKLLEFLFHHCTKKQNTLPMSLGKVLHFLKYAKFPLETDECCSSKWQYWHELVSLLCLLLLSYQEVTKRHLRLSITERVKYVLADTPPVLTTHDKITVEEVQSDMEVFYKRVFSDLGTPLNPQLEEQIDLLKALLLCAATGT, encoded by the exons ATGGGTGACGTGATCGAGATCAACTCGGACGACGACTCGGACTCGGACGTCGAGATAATCGGGGAGACGGTGGCGGCCTCGGACACCGGGCAACAGGGCGCCTACCGGCACCAGCACTTGTGCTCGGCTTGGACTCGCTTTCATCGGTTCAGGGTGTTCCTGTGCGCTCCTCAG gaCAATATTGATTTGACAGGAGATGAAAATGAAGTGCACAATCAAGTGAACAATGCTGAAGGAAGCATGGGAAGTATGCAGGTCAATTTAACAAACTGTTACTCAGCAGAGAAAAGCCCGCAAGCTCCAGCTTCCTGTAATTCAAGTCATGTATTCGATTCCGATGAAGACCTGCCGGATAGCAACGGGGAATGCTTGTCTCCTTGCTTGCAACCTAATTGGATAATGAGCAAGGATGAACCTGACCTTGATGCTCCTCCTATTTTGACTGTTGAAGTTACCACTGAGGAAAATTCACTTATGCCTGTTCCCATTAAACTAAACGATGAAGGCCCATTGCCAGAACTGGATTTCATTGGCCCTGATGAAAACCAAGACCCTCACGTCACTGCAACAGACGTGGACTCGCTTAACACATCAAGTGGAATGAGTTGTAGTTCTGTTTGCAGCGCAGATTCAACTAGTGACACTAGTATAAATAGTGATGTGGAATCTCTGGAAATATTTTCACCGGATGTACTCGTTCCATGTTCCTCACCAAGTAGTGCTGGGGACCTTTTGGAAGATTATCTTAAAGGCAGCTTTGAGGAAACAATTGGTGGATCTGGAGCAGGTTTAAGTACACATATTGAAGGTTTACCATCACTGATACCTCAGAACCCTGAGGAGTTTGAACCAAATCATGCTTTTGATCACTCTCCTCCCAACATAAACATGCCATTGCTGGAATCTTGGGAGCAGCTGCAGAGTCAGGATAACAGAAGTGGATGTGAACTGAAGTGTTTGCCAATTGAAAACAAAGCACAGGACCCTGTACTGGCATTAGAGCAGTCTGGAGATCGATTCCTGTCATCAGAGGAGACTGAAGACCACCTACTGGCATCGTCTGAAGCTCAGGAAGCAAGCCCTAACTGTTCAGTGGACAAAGAGCTGTTGCAAAGTTTCCGATACTTCATCGGAGCACCAATTCAACACCTGTTTGTTAAGCACCATAGAAATGAAAAATGGCACAAG GAAAATCAACATTCTCATTCATCAACAACTCACCAAAATGGGTTGAAGGAACCAGAGCCAATCTCCCAAAGACAGTGCAGCATGATAAACAGCACCATCGATGAAAACTTTTCCCAAGGGACCCTTCAGTTTCTGATGGATTTTGTGTCTCCTCAACGTTATCCGCCTCATAAAATTGTGGAGTATGTAATCAAGAAAATACTGCTGGGCAAtgaatcctccagcaccataatGTCTGCTTACATGACCCTGATGAAGATCCAGCA GCTGCATCCTGCAAATATTTACACAGTGCAGTGGGACTGGGAACTACTGGCTTATCATGTGGAAAACAAG GACCATCAGAGGAAGCATCCTCTGACCAGGAATGATCGACTGTTGTTCCTGCAGTATGTTGTTCAAACACTGGAGGATGATTTTCAGCTGAAACATGACATGCCCCATCAAACCATAGCCAAGGCAGTTCTATCTTGTGATGAAAAGTTTTCGAATGTAAG CAGTGTCATCAAGTGGCTTATTGATACTATCTCCAAGGACTCTGAAGATATACAGCAGAAAAATGGTCCCATGTTACCATCTTCTGGTAGCCCTCAGGTACTGGACTCTAGGAATCCAAG AGCTATTTGTCTCCTTCAGAAGATGCTAACCTTGGCTGTAGAAGTGGACCGATCCCCAATGTGCAGCTCAAATAAAATTGCAGAAGCAATATTTCAACACTTTCTGTATATTTCAAAAAGATcgcagag ATTAACAGTGTTAAGAAGTATGGAGAGCCAACTCCTGCGCTGCAAGTTACTAGAATTTCTCTTCCACCATTGCACCAAGAAACAAAATACTCTGCCCATGTCATTGGGAAAAGTGCTACATTTTCTTAAATATGCTAAATTTCCCTTAGAAACTGAT GAGTGTTGTTCAAGCAAATGGCAGTATTGGCATGAACTTGTCAGCCTTCTCTGTTTACTGCTTCTTAGTTACCAAGAGGTGACTAAAC GTCACCTGAGGCTTTCAATCACAGAACGGGTAAAATATGTTCTAGCTGACACTCCTCCAGTACTCACAACTCATGATAAGATCACAGTTGAAGAAGTTCAGTCAGATATGGAGGTGTTCTACAAGCGAGTATTCAGTGATTTGGGAACACCGTTGAATCCACAACTAGAAGAACAGATAGATCTACTGAAAGCTCTGCTTCTTTGTGCAGCAACTGGAACATAG
- the simc1 gene encoding SUMO-interacting motif-containing protein 1 isoform X2: MGDVIEINSDDDSDSDVEIIGETVAASDTGQQGAYRHQHLCSAWTRFHRFRVFLCAPQDNIDLTGDENEVHNQVNNAEGSMGSMQVNLTNCYSAEKSPQAPASCNSSHVFDSDEDLPDSNGECLSPCLQPNWIMSKDEPDLDAPPILTVEVTTEENSLMPVPIKLNDEGPLPELDFIGPDENQDPHVTATDVDSLNTSSGMSCSSVCSADSTSDTSINSDVESLEIFSPDVLVPCSSPSSAGDLLEDYLKGSFEETIGGSGAGLSTHIEGLPSLIPQNPEEFEPNHAFDHSPPNINMPLLESWEQLQSQDNRSGCELKCLPIENKAQDPVLALEQSGDRFLSSEETEDHLLASSEAQEASPNCSVDKELLQSFRYFIGAPIQHLFVKHHRNEKWHKRWHPFQENQHSHSSTTHQNGLKEPEPISQRQCSMINSTIDENFSQGTLQFLMDFVSPQRYPPHKIVEYVIKKILLGNESSSTIMSAYMTLMKIQQLHPANIYTVQWDWELLAYHVENKDHQRKHPLTRNDRLLFLQYVVQTLEDDFQLKHDMPHQTIAKAVLSCDEKFSNVSSVIKWLIDTISKDSEDIQQKNGPMLPSSGSPQVLDSRNPRAICLLQKMLTLAVEVDRSPMCSSNKIAEAIFQHFLYISKRSQRLTVLRSMESQLLRCKLLEFLFHHCTKKQNTLPMSLGKVLHFLKYAKFPLETDECCSSKWQYWHELVSLLCLLLLSYQEVTKRHLRLSITERVKYVLADTPPVLTTHDKITVEEVQSDMEVFYKRVFSDLGTPLNPQLEEQIDLLKALLLCAATGT; encoded by the exons ATGGGTGACGTGATCGAGATCAACTCGGACGACGACTCGGACTCGGACGTCGAGATAATCGGGGAGACGGTGGCGGCCTCGGACACCGGGCAACAGGGCGCCTACCGGCACCAGCACTTGTGCTCGGCTTGGACTCGCTTTCATCGGTTCAGGGTGTTCCTGTGCGCTCCTCAG gaCAATATTGATTTGACAGGAGATGAAAATGAAGTGCACAATCAAGTGAACAATGCTGAAGGAAGCATGGGAAGTATGCAGGTCAATTTAACAAACTGTTACTCAGCAGAGAAAAGCCCGCAAGCTCCAGCTTCCTGTAATTCAAGTCATGTATTCGATTCCGATGAAGACCTGCCGGATAGCAACGGGGAATGCTTGTCTCCTTGCTTGCAACCTAATTGGATAATGAGCAAGGATGAACCTGACCTTGATGCTCCTCCTATTTTGACTGTTGAAGTTACCACTGAGGAAAATTCACTTATGCCTGTTCCCATTAAACTAAACGATGAAGGCCCATTGCCAGAACTGGATTTCATTGGCCCTGATGAAAACCAAGACCCTCACGTCACTGCAACAGACGTGGACTCGCTTAACACATCAAGTGGAATGAGTTGTAGTTCTGTTTGCAGCGCAGATTCAACTAGTGACACTAGTATAAATAGTGATGTGGAATCTCTGGAAATATTTTCACCGGATGTACTCGTTCCATGTTCCTCACCAAGTAGTGCTGGGGACCTTTTGGAAGATTATCTTAAAGGCAGCTTTGAGGAAACAATTGGTGGATCTGGAGCAGGTTTAAGTACACATATTGAAGGTTTACCATCACTGATACCTCAGAACCCTGAGGAGTTTGAACCAAATCATGCTTTTGATCACTCTCCTCCCAACATAAACATGCCATTGCTGGAATCTTGGGAGCAGCTGCAGAGTCAGGATAACAGAAGTGGATGTGAACTGAAGTGTTTGCCAATTGAAAACAAAGCACAGGACCCTGTACTGGCATTAGAGCAGTCTGGAGATCGATTCCTGTCATCAGAGGAGACTGAAGACCACCTACTGGCATCGTCTGAAGCTCAGGAAGCAAGCCCTAACTGTTCAGTGGACAAAGAGCTGTTGCAAAGTTTCCGATACTTCATCGGAGCACCAATTCAACACCTGTTTGTTAAGCACCATAGAAATGAAAAATGGCACAAG CGGTGGCATCCATTTCAG GAAAATCAACATTCTCATTCATCAACAACTCACCAAAATGGGTTGAAGGAACCAGAGCCAATCTCCCAAAGACAGTGCAGCATGATAAACAGCACCATCGATGAAAACTTTTCCCAAGGGACCCTTCAGTTTCTGATGGATTTTGTGTCTCCTCAACGTTATCCGCCTCATAAAATTGTGGAGTATGTAATCAAGAAAATACTGCTGGGCAAtgaatcctccagcaccataatGTCTGCTTACATGACCCTGATGAAGATCCAGCA GCTGCATCCTGCAAATATTTACACAGTGCAGTGGGACTGGGAACTACTGGCTTATCATGTGGAAAACAAG GACCATCAGAGGAAGCATCCTCTGACCAGGAATGATCGACTGTTGTTCCTGCAGTATGTTGTTCAAACACTGGAGGATGATTTTCAGCTGAAACATGACATGCCCCATCAAACCATAGCCAAGGCAGTTCTATCTTGTGATGAAAAGTTTTCGAATGTAAG CAGTGTCATCAAGTGGCTTATTGATACTATCTCCAAGGACTCTGAAGATATACAGCAGAAAAATGGTCCCATGTTACCATCTTCTGGTAGCCCTCAGGTACTGGACTCTAGGAATCCAAG AGCTATTTGTCTCCTTCAGAAGATGCTAACCTTGGCTGTAGAAGTGGACCGATCCCCAATGTGCAGCTCAAATAAAATTGCAGAAGCAATATTTCAACACTTTCTGTATATTTCAAAAAGATcgcagag ATTAACAGTGTTAAGAAGTATGGAGAGCCAACTCCTGCGCTGCAAGTTACTAGAATTTCTCTTCCACCATTGCACCAAGAAACAAAATACTCTGCCCATGTCATTGGGAAAAGTGCTACATTTTCTTAAATATGCTAAATTTCCCTTAGAAACTGAT GAGTGTTGTTCAAGCAAATGGCAGTATTGGCATGAACTTGTCAGCCTTCTCTGTTTACTGCTTCTTAGTTACCAAGAGGTGACTAAAC GTCACCTGAGGCTTTCAATCACAGAACGGGTAAAATATGTTCTAGCTGACACTCCTCCAGTACTCACAACTCATGATAAGATCACAGTTGAAGAAGTTCAGTCAGATATGGAGGTGTTCTACAAGCGAGTATTCAGTGATTTGGGAACACCGTTGAATCCACAACTAGAAGAACAGATAGATCTACTGAAAGCTCTGCTTCTTTGTGCAGCAACTGGAACATAG